CTAGAAAGCATTAACAGCCATCCACTTTCCAGATTTTGTGTACGGAAAAACTACTTGCAACAGGCATGTGTCATATAGACACCATTCCACTCTCTccgccccataatataagagcatttttgacacgaaaaacattcttatattatgggacagagggagtacatatgacAGTCCTAACATCTGTGGTGCAAGTTGACACGAAAGGTAGCGTCCCAACAAAGGGGGAGAAAAACATAACTCGTCTATCAAAAATTCTATCAGAACTTTGGCTGGTTCCAGAAAGAACACATTAGGGGGTCAAATACGAGCACAACAATGCAGATATCTCTAATCTAGTTCTGTAGTATTCTAGTTCTTTTGAACTTGGTGCAGTTGAGCTACAATATCAAGCCTCAAGTAAATGGAACACGGTTTCTCTTCATTGCCATGGGTTCTTCTTTCGCCCCGCTGCAAGCGTCGAACTAGTTTTGGAACTCTGCGGGTCAAACAAAATCATGAAGTGTGTTTAGGATGGGCTAAGAAAGAAAGCATAGGTGTTAAAATTAGTACACTGGCAGACTTACGGATTTCGACTTCTTCAACTTGCCCCTAATCCTGTTCTTTTGAGGTTTCAGTTTATAAATGCGCACCATCCAGTGGTGGGTTGTGAAAACCTATTTAGCACCACGATAGGTGAGCAACAAGCAGGGACTGAAGTAGAAAAAATGGACGAACTCAACATTAGCTAACCGTAAGGAGAGTAAAATCACAATACCTCCTCAAAATGTGTTAGCTTGAAATGCTTCTTTCCTATTTCATATCCTCTTACTCTgtcaaagcctttgccatcagtttCAACAAACCTGAGGGGAACAAAGGGGAAACAAATGTCAAAAGAACATGCATGGAGACGTCAACTGAACTTATCCTATTGAATTCTATACAACATACCTGTAATAGCAAAGCTTGTACATGAGGCAATTCAACATAGTTGGAGTTGCTTGAGCATCAACACGGTACTGGCCGTCTCTCTATCAAATATATAGGacacaaaaaaatcagaaaaaacatGAAATATGCAGAGTCACACATGTTTAACTATTCTTTTACTCATGCTAACAAAAATACGTGGAGGGCACCATCTAAGAAAGGAATCCAGTACTCACAAGATAATCTGGCTCCTTGATGTGAGGGAATTCACCACCTCCTATGCGAACCATCCAAAGGAACTTGTTAATATCATCACTAGGGTAGCCAACCAGACCTGCAAAGGAAACTTCAAATGTTAAGAGATCTGTGATTGCTGGTTTCAGGCCAGTAATTTATTTTTCTCAAGTCCATAAAGCACCAACCTCCAAACACAACAAGCACATATTTAACATCTAAAGAATCAAAGATCTCCCATGCTGCCTTTTCTGGGGATGACATCGCTGTACCAACTGTTGCTATGTGAGTGTTGTTCCAGGTATTGTTGTCTACAATCACAGTCCTGTTAGCCATAGCAGTTGTTTGATAACCATAGTCCCACCAGGATGCAACCTGCAACAGAGCATCTTACTGTAAGAAGAGAAGACAGtacacataataacaaaaggcatggggtgATCATACCTTGTCATCCACATCTGTGTTATGGCTAAGCCATGCATAAGCTTCACGGAAATCATCAAAAACATGCAATCCCTCGCGTGAACGAGATGTCAACACAATTGAAGGTGCGGAGTAAGCTTCAGCTGCAGCCCACACACAATGGACCTGCAAAGGTGGCATTCTTATTGTATCCCTCTTATGTATAGAGACATTCTTTCTGGCAAGAGACTAAGGGCAGTGAACTTACCACATAGAAACCACCTAACGCGATCAGTAAAAGAGTGCCCACAATAGATGCTTCCAAAGGCAGTACCGAAAGTCTCTTTTCCTTTTTAGGCTTCACAGAAGCACTTTCTGTCACTTCTCTGTCCTTCTTCCGGTTCTTCTTTGATGGTTtttcctttggagctgcttcagatTTTTCAGTCTTCTCACTTTTGGATGAACTTGTATTGACCGTGCTAGCACTAGAACCATTTGGGCTACCATTACCCTTTAGTTTCAGGAGAAAGAAGTGTTCAATAACTTGTTCAACAAGGCATATAGTGATTCAATTCAGACAGTGCAAAAGATAGAGATGAAACAACCGTACAATAGCAGGGCCATCATCAAATAGTTTTGATAGCTGAAATTTCATAGATCGTGTGAGGACATCGAAGGCTGAAGAAAGAGCAATCCCGGATAGAATGCACGCAGCAGGAGCAAGGACAAGCATAAGTCGAACCTAacagacagtgaacatgattttaACACATAGTAGATATATAAAAAACATAAGACTACATAATATCTGTACAACATATACTTACCATCACTCCAGAAAAATATACCGCAGTTACCAAGTACAAGACCATGAATGAACTTGCATCGGACAAAGGCAAGAAGCATGACTGGATCATGTTAAAAAATGAGTAGTTAGAATAAAGATTGATGTTAATTCAACCACAATTCAAATGGTGTATTGCTTACAATTATTCCAGCAGGAACCAAGAAGGCCAAAACATTGATATCCATAAAATAAGAGGGCCAGGTGGGGGGTTGATGTTCACTGACACTGGCAATGATGGGAATATACTTGCTTGCATAGGTTCTGTCAAAAAGGTAAAAATAATGCCGCAGCTTTTAGTACAAAAAAGAAACAGAGCAAATGCACTCTTATCAGGACAGTATGAACAGAAGAAAGTACAATCAAAGAGATCTAAAGCAAGTACTAATTGGTGAAAGAAACTGCATTTCTTTGTCTAAATGAATGAGCATCAAAAGTACATTTCGTTAGCGACTCCAAAACCTAAGGATACAGCTGGGCAAAACTAAGAATTATACCATGCTTCTCAGTTTCCTGCCCCAGTTTCTTAATTGAAATCACAAGTATATTTGATAAGATCCATGAGAACTTACGGGTCCAGTAGACTCAAACTGCGCCCACTCCAGCCTTTTGTTGGGCTAGATGCCACCAACGCTACGAGTATAGCTACCACTGCAAAACAAACAGCCCTGCGGGAAGGAATTATCTATTAATATAAAGTGAATGAGAAGGCACCAATTCAACAAAAACAAACGTTTATATTTGCGGGATATTATTTGATAGTTCCTCATGTCGTCAAGCTGATAGATAAGGTCAGAGACTTACAGGCCAACAGTTATAACAAGAGTCATAGCCATTTTGAACAGCCTGGGAGTCAAAAGTCCTTTGATGTAATACACAAAAGCAACCACATGAAGGATTATGAACACCTGCAATTCAAGTACACCGTTATCAATGAAATCAAGAGTGCAGTCATTGAATTTTCTTCATTCCTATTGAGTATTTGTGAAGTTCGGAGAGGGGTTGAGTggttagacaatctctttcgatagGCTAGCATGATCTCGTGTTGTTACACTTTTTTCGATTCGGCACCTCCTTAGTTTGTGTGCATAATGCAGTTGCAGAAATATTGTACGTATTCATTGCACATAGATGTCGAGAAAAACGGAGACCATTATGTCAGGCCTCCCTATTGCCACTGATGGATAACTTTACTGGGATCATGGGAGTGAAGGTGAAAGAGTTACAGGACCTCAGCTGGCCACTGTGGTCATTTTCCAGGAAAACTGCAATTGCTACGCCCCAGAATTATGCAAGAGTGGCTTGTTGTGTCGTAGGTTCACAGTATTTTGGGACTGCTCATCTAATCAAGAGGTGACTTAATTAACTTAGAAGTACCATTAACTTGATATATCCTTTTATTGTGTGTATTTTATAGATGAACTGAAGAAAGGTAAATGTGCGTTTGCATTTGGACCAAAGGAAGCAACATCCAGTAAACACATTTCGTGACTGAAACTGATGTTTATGTTTTGCAACACATCTAGAATTCAACAACTCAAGAAACCTTCATTTTACAAGGACCGGTTGCAAGAAAATTGTAAGTCAATTGATTCAATAATATTTTACTGAACAGAGAAACACAAGAGGAAGAGAAGGAGTGCATAAGAACGTGAATGTAGTACCAGAAATGATGCAAAGTGCTCAGATGTCAATACAGCATTAAAACCAACGACAGGTACCAAAGCTGCCAGAAGTGTTCCCAATATAACCTGCAAACGAATAATTAATCGCACATAAGATCATTTCCCAGACAAATGGTACTAGTGAGTACTGACATGTTCAATTGATGTATTTTCATCTTTTGTGTTACAACTCAAGAAACGGCAGCATAAATGTATGCACTTACAAGGGGAGCATATGCAATGTACAGTCTTGAAGAATAACGACCGGTTACAATGCACAACAGCACATGCATCGGAATAAGGTTTATGATGAATGTGTAGCCTCCCCAAGAACAGACCTGGAAAAAGCTAGTGCATGATTATAATATTCATTTCAAAAACCATAGATCAAAATCAACAAGCTTACCATGTAGAAATATGAGAGAGCATTGAGCGTTGCATAAAAGAGTGATCCTGTGTTCAGTGTCTGTATATTATTCATAAATAAGTCAGTACATAATGCTATGTAGAAATGAAGGCAAATGAAGAAGCATCAGATGTACCATTACCTTTACATACAGATAAAATGTGAATACCAAGGCAAATATTGCTACAGCTTCATTATCATAGCTGCCAGCAACTGATCTTGAGATGTACGAAGGGACCTGTAACAATGTTAAGAGCAGTCTGATTCATGAATAATGACACATAAGATAACACATAAAGGTGATGCAGCATTCTAAGAAACAGCAATAAATTGGATGTCTTGATTTTGTCTAAACctgtcgtgtgtgtgtgtgtgcgcgcgtgtgtgtgtgtgcgcgcggggGGCAGTGCAAAAATCAGATCCTGAAAAGAGTTCTATGGGTTGTGAACTCCAGATAATTGAGGACATCAGCCAGGGTCCTTCTCAATAGTGGCAATGACGTCGTATTATATCAAGATTTCCATGTGCCATGCAGTTTCAGACATTCAGTTACTTCCAACTGTTCTACAAATACCGGTTCGGCCTAACAAAAATCAGTAAGCACTAATCGTATGGCGAATTGTTCCTCAATCAAAACTTTATATTCCCAACCAAAGATAGGTAAAGCTAACGGCACCTAATGGCGTCCCTAGCTTCATCGAAAAGTATTTGTATTTCCACTTCGACCATGGCATAAGAAAATGAAAATATCTATAAAACAAGAGCAATTTACCATTGCCAGAATGGCTGCTGCCATCAATCCAGCTCCAGTGCCCTTTGCCTCCTATAGAAAAGCAACATTAATGAGAAGAGAATTACCAAATGAGTGGCTACTGTGAGAATGCATGCTTCTGTGAAAAAACAACCTTTGTCAAGAGGTAAGTAGCCCAGGAAGCGATTGCAGAGAAAATTGGAGCAGTGAACACGCAGACAGTCTCCACCGACAATGGGATGTTCAGAGCATTAACCAACCTAGTAGACCGATCAAATATTTTAGTCACATTTTCAGTAACTGGAAGGAGAGCGAGAATGGTGTGCTCCTACGATAACATACCACCAAATGCTTCCAGCTGTCAAAGTCAACCCAGGATACACAGTGCCACCAATCACACGACCAAGGGGATACCTGAAACAGAAGCAGCAGAAGATAATTCAGCCATGTATTCTACTCGTGCGTTCCGCTTTGCAAATAACCCGTACAATACCAAATGATTCAGCTGCCTGTGAGGCTCTTACCATGTCCTATCATCAAACCAGTTCCAGAACTCGTAGATTCCATTCTTCGACAGAAACTGCACAAGTAGGAGTAATTCAGAACAGATACAGTGCATAACTGCATCAAGCCAGCCTTCTCATGTTCATACTGCAACCAACTGCTTGCCCTATACTCCCACAAATCATCCATAGCAGACGAAATCTACCAGACAGCGGTCAATTTCCAAAACCCAGAACCCTCCCCCAGATTCACAAGTCACAACAACACATTATGCAGCCCGCTAAGAGCTGAGAACCCAATTCCGCGCGCTCCAGAACAGAACTCGACAAAATGGAACCGGGCAATCGAACCTGAGTGACGCGGAAGTTGAAGTAGGGGTCGAACTCGTGGATCACGCTCTCGTACTTGATCACCTGCGGCACCGAAACGGCGAGACGCGTGAGAAAAAAAACGCAATTCCGGAACCTCTGTTCGAACACGGGACCGGATCTGGAGGCACGGGGGCGGGGGGGCGGATCAGATCTTACGGAGAAGAggcggatcgagaaggcgaggacgccgATGAGGATGAGGGTAAAGGCGCAGAGCACGCCGCCGAAGGCGTTGCGGAGGCGGCCGGGGGCGGGGGCGGGCGCCGCCGCGTTGGCCACGGGCTCCGCCATTGCGGCCGAGTCGCGGCTGGGTGcgtgaggggggaggggggagagggACGGAGAAATCTCGGTAGCGTTCCCAGGCGGAGACGAAGACCTCCCGATCGCGAGGTCCACTGGAGCCCAGTGTCTGGGATTTATCGCGCTTTTGTGCGCAGCACCCTGGGGATAGTGGTTTTCGTAGCAAGAGGCTCCTCCTTCTCTAGGGCATGACCAACGTGAGGCGTCAAACCGACACAAGGATTGATAAATAGAATTTTCATGAGACGTCCAAACCGGCACAAGGATTGATAAATAACATTTTCATGAGGTGTCCAGACCGGTAGAAGAATTGATAGGTAGCATTTCTAACCGCGGTATGTAGTCCTTGCTTGCATATCATGATCAACGTGACATGTCCAAACCGGTAGAAGGATTGATAGATAACATTTTTAACCGTGTCATGTAGTCCTTGCTTGCATATTATGATCGACGTAACCCAAACCGGCCTAAGGATTGACATGTAGCACTTTTTAGCCACGACATGTAGTCCCTGCTTGCATATCATGATCAATGTGACCCAAACGGCACAAGGATTGATAGATAGCATTTTTTAGTCGCGACATGTAGTCCCTGCTCACATATCATGATTTGTCTCACATTAATCAAAACATTAGttataaaattaaaaaaattggaTCTTTttgaaattcaacctaaattctccACGTCTATTTATATCCTCAGACACCTTTGTTTGTTTTCGGTATCAATTGTGTTGTCGTTGCCATAAAATTTCTAGCTTGG
The sequence above is a segment of the Triticum dicoccoides isolate Atlit2015 ecotype Zavitan chromosome 1A, WEW_v2.0, whole genome shotgun sequence genome. Coding sequences within it:
- the LOC119287360 gene encoding dolichyl-diphosphooligosaccharide--protein glycosyltransferase subunit STT3A-like, translating into MAEPVANAAAPAPAPGRLRNAFGGVLCAFTLILIGVLAFSIRLFSVIKYESVIHEFDPYFNFRVTQFLSKNGIYEFWNWFDDRTWYPLGRVIGGTVYPGLTLTAGSIWWLVNALNIPLSVETVCVFTAPIFSAIASWATYLLTKEAKGTGAGLMAAAILAMVPSYISRSVAGSYDNEAVAIFALVFTFYLYVKTLNTGSLFYATLNALSYFYMVCSWGGYTFIINLIPMHVLLCIVTGRYSSRLYIAYAPLVILGTLLAALVPVVGFNAVLTSEHFASFLVFIILHVVAFVYYIKGLLTPRLFKMAMTLVITVGLAVCFAVVAILVALVASSPTKGWSGRSLSLLDPTYASKYIPIIASVSEHQPPTWPSYFMDINVLAFLVPAGIISCFLPLSDASSFMVLYLVTAVYFSGVMVRLMLVLAPAACILSGIALSSAFDVLTRSMKFQLSKLFDDGPAIGNGSPNGSSASTVNTSSSKSEKTEKSEAAPKEKPSKKNRKKDREVTESASVKPKKEKRLSVLPLEASIVGTLLLIALGGFYVVHCVWAAAEAYSAPSIVLTSRSREGLHVFDDFREAYAWLSHNTDVDDKVASWWDYGYQTTAMANRTVIVDNNTWNNTHIATVGTAMSSPEKAAWEIFDSLDVKYVLVVFGGLVGYPSDDINKFLWMVRIGGGEFPHIKEPDYLRDGQYRVDAQATPTMLNCLMYKLCYYRFVETDGKGFDRVRGYEIGKKHFKLTHFEEVFTTHHWMVRIYKLKPQKNRIRGKLKKSKSSSKTSSTLAAGRKKNPWQ